The DNA region TTAGAAGCCTAAATATCTCGGAAGAACCACCGCAAGTTAGTAGCTTGTTTGATATAGAGATGAAAGAAATATTTAAAGCTTGTGACGACTTTACCTATAGAGAGATCGTGCTCTCACGAGGAGAGAAGGGGATTATCTATTTTCTCCAGGGAATCGTTGATCTTGAATTTCTACATATGAGTGTAATAAAGCCTTTAGTTGAATCGATGAAAGACCAATTCGAAGAAGTTGATCATCGTCAACAGATTAATAATCCTAAAAATATCTCTCTTAAAAATTGGAACGAGATTATTTTTGCATTATTTAACGGAGGAGCTATTTGTCACATTGATGGGCAGCTCCCAATTGAAGTTAAAGTACCTGGGAAAGAAAAGAGAAATATATCTGAACCTACCACACAATACCAAGTATTCGGTCCGAAGATAGGATTTATTGAGGATATACAAACGAACATTTCTATCGTAAGGAAGTTTCTGAAGGATCCTCGTGTAAAGACCGTAAATTACGAAATTGGTTCACTTTCACATACAAAGGTATCTGTCATGTACATTGATGGTTATGCAGATAAAAAGGATATTGAGCAGATTGACAAAAGAATGCAAAATGTGAAAATTGATCAACTGATTACTCTAGGACAATTAAATAAGCAGATTATTGATCATCCAACGTCTATTTTCCCACAAGTGTTTGGTACAGAGCGACCAGACAATGTTGCGTTGGCATTAGGGGAAGGAAAGATTGCTATTTTTATTGACAATGTAACATTCGTTTCAATTCTTCCTGTTACGTTGTTTGATTTATATTTGGTTGGTGATGACCTTAGTTTTAGTTCGTTTTATAATGCCCTATTTGTAAGAGCTATCCGATATTTGTGTATGATTTTATCTACAGCTTTACCAGCTCTTTATGTAGCATTAGTCGCATTCCATCCAGAACTAATTCCAGAAACTCTCGCATTAACAATTGCAGAGTCGAGATCACAAATACCTTTTCCGGCAGCTGCAGAAGCACTAATAATGATGATTGCCTTAGATGTTTTAGTGGAGGCTAGTATACGTCTTCCTAGCTTTGTTGGCCAAACAATCGGTATTGTTGGAGGTTTAGTTATTGGAACAGCAGCTGTTGAAGCAGGGGTTGTTAGTAGTCTAATGGTCATTGTTATTTCGTTTACCGCAATAGCATCTTTTACTTCTCCTACTTGGGAATTAGTATCGTCACTACGCGTTCTTCGTTATGGTTTGTTGATCATATCATCAATTTTTGGTTTGTATGGGTTCGTGCTAGGCTTTTGTGTTATTTTTATTCATATTTGTAACTTAGAGTCTCTTTCAACACCATACATATCGCCATTATCAACATTTAAAATGCAGCAGTTGTTAGGTAGAATGCAGCAAATAAAAACGCAGTATTTTGAGAAAAAAGGAGGGTGATTTTGACTAATGGAGGTGGTAAGGAAATTCAAGGGTATTGATCTTTTTGCAGTTACTTGTTGTTCAACAATTACTCTAGGAGTCACTTTCTTACCTTATGTGGGTGGGGATGAGGTAAGAAGTGCGTGGTTAAAGGTTTTGGTAGCTGTCATTCCTTACTTTGTTCTTTTTTACTTGTTAAAAAAATTTAGCTCTAAATACGAAAGTTACGATTTCTTTTATGAGATGAAAGTCTCTACTTGGAACTGGGTGTTCCACTTGATCGTGTTGTATTTCATTGTCAGTACTTTGTTTGCTATTGTTTATGGTTTGGAGGCATTGACATTAATAACAAAAGTATATTTGCTTCCTAACACTGACCAGTGGATTGTTCTACTTCTCTTTTTATTAGTGGCTGCGGTGGGCTTAGGTTATGGAATTACAGCGATTAGCCGTTTTGTTGTTTCCTTAATACTTGTTGAGTTTATCCTGCTTTTTTCAATTGTAGGTTTAGGCTTTACTGAATATTTTCGCTGGATGTATATTGCCCCTGTTTGGACGACGGATGTTATCACATTTTTGAAGAGTTCTATCAGTGATATGGCCCGGTATACGGGAGTAATAGCTCTACTAGGTTATTTGCCATTTTTGAAAAAAGATGCCGCAGTCTTTAGACCGATGAGTTATGGTCTACTTTTGGTTGTTTCTATCTATGTTGGTATTTGTCTTGTGGTAGTAGGGACCTTTGGTTTCGAACAATCTTTAACGCTTTTATCACCTTTTACGGCATTGGTTCAGTCTTTGTCAACGAGAACAGGAGTAATAGAGAGAGTAGATTTATTTTTCTTGGGGGTATGGCTGATTGCTTATTATAAAATCATGCTAGTTCAGTCATGGTTTATGGTGTTTTTAATGCAACGTATATTTCCGATAAGAAGAAACTACATCTATATACTTCTTTCGTTAGTTTTATTATTTGTGATAACTATGTTCATGCCAAACTTTGTTGAACAAATTTGGATACCTATACATTTTAATAACATCATTTATTCCTTTTGCGTGCCAGCTTTACTATTAGGTTTCTTATTAATGAAACGAAAAGAAGGAGCTCAACAAAGTGAAACTAGTTAAGCTATCGCTTGTCCCACTTGCCATAATTCTAATGCTAACTGGGTGCATTGATGATGCTAGGGAAATTGATCATAGATCAATGATTGTGGGTATGGGCATTGACGTGGAAGAAAATAATGACAATGAGATTTTATATAGTGTAACGTTACAAATCCCAATACTTTTA from Anaerobacillus alkaliphilus includes:
- a CDS encoding spore germination protein yields the protein MNKNTTIRQDKYEEYLRSLNISEEPPQVSSLFDIEMKEIFKACDDFTYREIVLSRGEKGIIYFLQGIVDLEFLHMSVIKPLVESMKDQFEEVDHRQQINNPKNISLKNWNEIIFALFNGGAICHIDGQLPIEVKVPGKEKRNISEPTTQYQVFGPKIGFIEDIQTNISIVRKFLKDPRVKTVNYEIGSLSHTKVSVMYIDGYADKKDIEQIDKRMQNVKIDQLITLGQLNKQIIDHPTSIFPQVFGTERPDNVALALGEGKIAIFIDNVTFVSILPVTLFDLYLVGDDLSFSSFYNALFVRAIRYLCMILSTALPALYVALVAFHPELIPETLALTIAESRSQIPFPAAAEALIMMIALDVLVEASIRLPSFVGQTIGIVGGLVIGTAAVEAGVVSSLMVIVISFTAIASFTSPTWELVSSLRVLRYGLLIISSIFGLYGFVLGFCVIFIHICNLESLSTPYISPLSTFKMQQLLGRMQQIKTQYFEKKGG
- a CDS encoding GerAB/ArcD/ProY family transporter; this encodes MEVVRKFKGIDLFAVTCCSTITLGVTFLPYVGGDEVRSAWLKVLVAVIPYFVLFYLLKKFSSKYESYDFFYEMKVSTWNWVFHLIVLYFIVSTLFAIVYGLEALTLITKVYLLPNTDQWIVLLLFLLVAAVGLGYGITAISRFVVSLILVEFILLFSIVGLGFTEYFRWMYIAPVWTTDVITFLKSSISDMARYTGVIALLGYLPFLKKDAAVFRPMSYGLLLVVSIYVGICLVVVGTFGFEQSLTLLSPFTALVQSLSTRTGVIERVDLFFLGVWLIAYYKIMLVQSWFMVFLMQRIFPIRRNYIYILLSLVLLFVITMFMPNFVEQIWIPIHFNNIIYSFCVPALLLGFLLMKRKEGAQQSETS